A genomic stretch from Streptomyces fungicidicus includes:
- a CDS encoding TniB family NTP-binding protein, producing the protein MTDAHADSTLHDGARAAAYAPPTTRDGWQQFVATPPLQPHPAADEDWSLEERLDYHSRFVVLTTPAMERISGSLRRLMLLNRRQQGTARRGLIVSGPPTTGKTTTLLEMGRTFELAEQRRHPGRTDRLPVVFLAVPPASTPKMLVSEFARFLGIPIAARMNQAQITDADRRSATCCASWRRSWSSWTTFTLLDTRTRPARKPPTR; encoded by the coding sequence CCGCGGCGTACGCGCCGCCGACCACGCGGGACGGCTGGCAGCAGTTCGTCGCCACTCCCCCGCTGCAGCCCCATCCGGCCGCGGACGAGGACTGGTCGCTGGAGGAACGGCTGGACTACCACTCCCGGTTCGTGGTGCTGACCACCCCGGCCATGGAACGCATCTCCGGGTCGCTACGGCGCCTGATGCTCCTCAACCGCCGCCAGCAGGGCACCGCACGCCGTGGCCTGATCGTCTCCGGACCGCCCACCACCGGCAAGACCACCACCCTGCTCGAAATGGGCCGCACCTTCGAACTCGCCGAGCAGCGCCGGCACCCCGGCCGCACGGACCGCCTGCCCGTGGTCTTCCTGGCCGTGCCACCGGCCTCCACACCCAAGATGCTGGTCAGCGAATTCGCCCGGTTCCTCGGCATCCCCATCGCGGCCCGCATGAACCAGGCACAGATCACCGACGCCGACCGCCGCTCTGCCACCTGCTGTGCCTCCTGGAGACGAAGCTGGTCCTCGTGGACGACGTTCACCCTGCTCGACACCCGCACCCGTCCGGCGCGGAAACCTCCGACCAGATGA